The Pseudomonas allokribbensis genome has a window encoding:
- the tgt gene encoding tRNA guanosine(34) transglycosylase Tgt: MSFELLATDGKARRGRLTFPRGTVETPAFMPVGTYGTVKGMLPRDIVATGAEIILGNTFHLWLRPGTEVIKEHGDLHDFMQWKGPILTDSGGFQVFSLGAMRKIKEEGVTFASPVDGSKVFMGPEESMQVQRDLGSDIVMIFDECTPYPADEDVARVSMELSLRWAQRSKNAHGDNTAALFGIVQGGMHQDLRMRSLEGLDKIGFDGLAIGGLSVGEPKHEMIKVLDYLPGMMPADKPRYLMGVGKPEDLVEGVRRGVDMFDCVMPTRNARNGHLFIDTGVLKIRNAFHRHDDSPLDPTCDCYTCQNFSRAYLHHLDKCGEMLGSMLNTIHNLRHYQVLMAGLREAIQQGTLAAFVDAFYAKRGLPVPPLD, from the coding sequence ATGTCCTTCGAGCTCCTGGCCACCGACGGCAAGGCTCGTCGTGGTCGCCTGACCTTCCCCCGTGGGACCGTCGAGACCCCGGCCTTCATGCCGGTTGGCACCTACGGCACGGTCAAGGGCATGTTGCCGCGTGACATCGTTGCCACGGGCGCTGAGATCATTCTGGGCAACACCTTTCACCTGTGGCTGCGCCCTGGCACCGAAGTGATCAAGGAACACGGCGACCTGCACGATTTCATGCAGTGGAAAGGCCCGATCCTCACCGACTCTGGCGGTTTCCAGGTGTTCAGTCTCGGCGCCATGCGCAAGATCAAGGAGGAGGGCGTGACCTTCGCCTCCCCGGTCGACGGCTCGAAAGTGTTCATGGGCCCGGAAGAGTCGATGCAGGTCCAGCGTGATCTGGGCTCGGACATCGTGATGATCTTCGACGAATGCACCCCGTACCCGGCCGACGAAGACGTTGCCCGTGTTTCCATGGAACTGTCGTTGCGCTGGGCCCAGCGTTCGAAGAATGCCCATGGCGACAACACGGCGGCGTTGTTCGGTATCGTTCAGGGCGGCATGCACCAGGACCTGCGCATGCGTTCTCTGGAAGGCCTGGACAAGATCGGCTTCGACGGTCTGGCCATCGGCGGCCTGTCGGTGGGCGAGCCCAAGCATGAAATGATCAAGGTGCTGGATTATCTGCCGGGCATGATGCCGGCTGACAAACCTCGTTACCTTATGGGCGTTGGCAAACCGGAAGATCTGGTTGAGGGTGTGCGCCGCGGTGTGGACATGTTCGATTGCGTGATGCCAACCCGTAATGCCCGCAATGGGCATCTGTTCATTGATACTGGCGTGCTGAAGATCCGTAACGCGTTCCATCGCCATGATGATTCGCCGCTGGATCCGACCTGCGATTGCTATACCTGCCAGAACTTCTCGCGCGCTTATCTGCATCATCTGGACAAGTGCGGCGAAATGCTCGGCAGCATGCTCAATACCATCCACAATTTGCGCCATTATCAGGTGCTGATGGCTGGTTTGCGCGAGGCTATTCAACAGGGTACATTGGCCGCCTTTGTCGATGCCTTCTACGCCAAACGCGGGCTTCCCGTTCCGCCTTTGGACTGA
- the yajC gene encoding preprotein translocase subunit YajC has translation MSFFISNAMADAAAPAAAGPMGGGFEWIFLVGFLVIFYLMIWRPQAKRAKEQKNLLSSLAKGDEVVTTGGIAGKITKVADDFVVLEVSDTVEMKFQKGAIAATLPKGTLKAI, from the coding sequence ATGAGCTTTTTTATCTCTAATGCCATGGCTGACGCGGCTGCACCGGCAGCAGCCGGCCCAATGGGTGGCGGCTTCGAGTGGATTTTCCTGGTTGGCTTCCTGGTCATCTTCTACCTGATGATCTGGCGCCCACAGGCCAAGCGCGCCAAAGAGCAGAAGAACCTGCTGAGCAGCCTGGCGAAGGGTGACGAAGTGGTTACCACCGGCGGCATCGCCGGCAAGATCACCAAAGTGGCCGACGACTTCGTGGTTCTGGAAGTTTCCGACACCGTGGAAATGAAGTTCCAGAAGGGCGCCATCGCCGCCACGCTGCCAAAAGGCACGCTGAAAGCGATCTAA
- the secD gene encoding protein translocase subunit SecD has translation MLNKYPLWKYILILAVLAIGLIYSAPNLYPDDPAIQISGASTALQVNQADLDRVSTALKESGINVKASSLAANGKGGLIRLTKAEDQLPAKDVVRKALGDDYVVALNLAQTTPQWLRSVAAHPMKLGLDLSGGVHFLLEVDMEKALDARLKVYEGDVKSLLRKEKLRYRSLPQLGGAIQLGFSDEDSREQARVLIRKNFNDFDIVPADLNGQPVLRLAMTPAKLAEIREYSIKQNLTTVRNRVNELGVAEPIVQRQGANRIVVELPGVQDTAEAKRILGKTANLEFRLAAEPGASKATSETFEFREGKRPPAQIERGLIITGDQVTDAKAGFGEHGTPEVNIRLDGHGGELMSRATRSNVGRSMAVIFIEQRPVTTYTKQMVDGVEKDVAVQTFKEEKKIISLATIQSPLGAQFRITGLNGQGESSELALLLRAGGLAAPMYFAEERTIGPSLGADNITKGIDASLWGMLFVSLFIIAIYRFFGLIATVALAVNMVLLLALMSLLGATLTLPGIAGIVLTMGMAVDANVLIFSRIREEIAAGMTVQRAINEGFGRAFTAILDANLTTLLVGGILFAMGTGPVKGFAVTMSLGVLTSMFTAIMVTRAMVNLIFGGRDFKKLWI, from the coding sequence ATGCTGAACAAATATCCTCTGTGGAAATACATTCTGATCCTGGCGGTGCTGGCGATCGGTCTGATTTATTCCGCTCCGAATCTATACCCCGATGACCCGGCCATTCAGATCAGCGGCGCCAGCACGGCCCTGCAGGTCAATCAGGCCGATCTGGATCGCGTGAGCACCGCGCTCAAGGAATCCGGGATCAACGTCAAGGCCTCGAGCCTGGCTGCAAACGGCAAGGGCGGTCTGATCCGTCTGACCAAGGCTGAAGACCAGCTGCCGGCCAAGGACGTTGTGCGCAAGGCATTGGGTGATGACTACGTCGTCGCGCTGAACCTGGCACAGACCACCCCGCAATGGCTGCGCAGCGTGGCCGCGCACCCGATGAAGCTGGGTCTGGACTTGTCCGGTGGTGTGCACTTCCTGTTGGAAGTGGACATGGAAAAAGCCCTCGATGCACGCCTGAAAGTCTATGAAGGCGACGTCAAGAGCCTGCTGCGTAAAGAAAAGCTGCGCTATCGCAGCCTGCCGCAACTGGGCGGTGCCATTCAGTTGGGCTTCAGCGATGAAGACTCCCGCGAACAGGCCCGTGTGCTGATCCGCAAGAACTTCAACGATTTCGACATTGTTCCGGCCGACCTCAATGGTCAACCGGTGCTGCGTCTGGCGATGACCCCGGCCAAGCTGGCGGAAATCCGTGAATACTCCATCAAGCAGAACTTGACCACGGTACGTAACCGCGTCAACGAGCTGGGTGTTGCCGAACCGATCGTCCAGCGTCAGGGTGCCAACCGTATCGTGGTTGAGCTGCCGGGCGTGCAGGACACTGCCGAAGCCAAGCGTATCCTCGGCAAGACGGCCAACCTCGAGTTCCGCCTGGCCGCCGAGCCGGGTGCTTCGAAAGCCACTTCCGAGACGTTTGAGTTCCGCGAAGGCAAGCGTCCTCCTGCACAGATCGAGCGTGGCCTGATCATCACCGGTGACCAGGTGACTGACGCCAAGGCCGGCTTCGGTGAGCACGGCACCCCTGAAGTGAACATCCGTCTGGATGGTCACGGTGGCGAACTGATGAGCCGCGCGACCCGCAGCAACGTCGGTCGCAGCATGGCGGTGATCTTCATCGAACAGCGTCCGGTGACCACGTACACCAAGCAAATGGTCGACGGCGTCGAGAAAGACGTTGCCGTACAGACGTTCAAGGAAGAGAAGAAGATCATCAGCCTGGCGACCATTCAGTCGCCGCTGGGTGCGCAATTCCGTATCACCGGCCTGAACGGCCAGGGTGAGTCGTCCGAACTGGCGCTGCTGCTGCGTGCCGGTGGTCTGGCCGCTCCGATGTACTTCGCTGAAGAACGCACCATCGGCCCGAGCCTGGGTGCGGACAACATCACCAAGGGTATCGATGCATCGCTGTGGGGCATGCTGTTCGTCTCGCTGTTCATCATCGCCATCTATCGCTTCTTCGGCCTGATCGCCACCGTCGCGCTGGCGGTGAACATGGTGCTGCTGCTGGCACTGATGTCGCTGCTGGGTGCCACGCTGACCCTGCCGGGTATCGCCGGTATCGTGTTGACCATGGGTATGGCGGTCGACGCCAACGTGCTGATCTTCTCGCGGATCCGTGAAGAGATCGCCGCCGGCATGACCGTGCAGCGTGCAATCAACGAAGGCTTCGGTCGGGCGTTCACTGCGATTCTCGACGCCAACCTGACCACCTTGCTGGTCGGCGGCATTCTCTTCGCCATGGGCACCGGCCCGGTGAAGGGCTTCGCAGTAACCATGTCCCTCGGGGTTCTGACTTCGATGTTCACGGCCATTATGGTCACCCGCGCGATGGTCAACCTGATCTTCGGCGGTCGTGACTTCAAGAAGTTGTGGATTTAA